A window from Vibrio cortegadensis encodes these proteins:
- a CDS encoding amino acid ABC transporter permease, with translation MGFDFNYMLELLPILFKYLGTTMEMAIWGLLFSLILAVILANIRVFKIPVFDQLSQLYISFFRGTPLLVQLFLLYYGLPQVFPILVGLDAFSAAVIGLTLHFAAYMAESIRAAIMGIDRSQMEASLSVGMTTSQAMRRIILPQATRIALPSLMNYFIDMIKSTSLAFTLGVAEIMARAQMEAASSFRFFEAFLAVALIYWGVVIILTRVQIWAEAKMNKAYQR, from the coding sequence ACCATGGAAATGGCTATCTGGGGATTACTATTCTCACTGATACTGGCCGTCATTCTTGCCAACATTCGCGTATTCAAGATCCCTGTATTCGATCAACTCAGCCAGCTATATATTAGCTTTTTCCGTGGTACGCCATTACTCGTTCAGCTTTTCTTACTCTATTATGGTCTGCCACAAGTCTTTCCTATTCTCGTCGGGCTAGATGCCTTCAGTGCTGCGGTGATTGGGCTTACTCTCCACTTTGCTGCTTATATGGCTGAAAGTATTCGTGCTGCCATCATGGGAATAGATCGCAGCCAGATGGAAGCCAGCTTATCGGTTGGCATGACGACAAGCCAAGCCATGCGAAGAATCATTCTTCCACAGGCGACACGTATTGCCCTACCATCATTAATGAACTACTTCATTGATATGATCAAATCGACATCACTTGCTTTTACATTAGGTGTTGCCGAGATAATGGCAAGAGCTCAGATGGAAGCTGCATCCAGTTTCCGTTTTTTCGAAGCTTTCTTAGCCGTCGCACTCATTTACTGGGGAGTGGTCATCATCTTAACTCGAGTGCAGATTTGGGCTGAAGCAAAAATGAATAAGGCATACCAACGATGA